The window TCGGCGGAGGCCGGATCCGAGCGTCTGGTCACCGCGGAACCCCCTCCCCGTCCGTCGCGACCGGTCGCTTCGTTCGGGCGAGTTGCGCCTCGAACGACGCTCCGGTGGACGAGCCCTCGCCCGCGAGCGCGCGCTGTTTCTCGACCTCCGCGTGAATCGCGTCGGTGATCCGTGGGTGTGCGCCGAGCGGGTCGGCGTACTCGATACCGCCGCGGTCGAGCTCCAACTCCGCGGGAATCCGCTCCTCGGTCGCCTCCGTCCGCGAGAAAAAGAGGGGGACCGCGACCGACCGGCTCCCGGTCGCGTTGTACCGGACGCACTCGACGGCGGGGTTCTGGAGGAGGTAGCACGTCAACACCTCGCCGTACTCCGACCCCTCGCGGAGGCGAGACGCGTGGTAGTCGGTCGTCTGCCGGTGGTACGGTTTCGAGCTACTGCCGAACCCGACGAGGACGAGAGAGACGTCCTCGGCGGCGGGGAGCAGGTCGGCGCCCCGCTCTTCGATCACCTCGGTGACGACGGGGCTCCGCCCGATCGGTTCGCAGTAACGGACGTCCCCGGAGACGTACGAAAGCGCGGCGGGGACGGCGTCGATCGTCTCGTGAGTGTGTGCGGCACACACCGGAACCGCGTACACGACGTCGGCCGCGATCCGCTCGAACCGCTCGCGGAGTTCGCGGACCGGTTCGCTCTCGTAGGTCGCCACCTCGACGGCGTCGACTGCCGCCCGCCGGCGGAGCCGGTCGGCGTGTTCTTCGAGCACTGCGCGGGCGTTTCTCGTCTCGCGGGCGATGAGCAGGATTGCTTCGGATGTCATGGATCGTCCATAAATCAACTAAGATTTAGCTACTCCAATCTGGGTTTACTAACC is drawn from Halobellus limi and contains these coding sequences:
- a CDS encoding CbiX/SirB N-terminal domain-containing protein; the protein is MTSEAILLIARETRNARAVLEEHADRLRRRAAVDAVEVATYESEPVRELRERFERIAADVVYAVPVCAAHTHETIDAVPAALSYVSGDVRYCEPIGRSPVVTEVIEERGADLLPAAEDVSLVLVGFGSSSKPYHRQTTDYHASRLREGSEYGEVLTCYLLQNPAVECVRYNATGSRSVAVPLFFSRTEATEERIPAELELDRGGIEYADPLGAHPRITDAIHAEVEKQRALAGEGSSTGASFEAQLARTKRPVATDGEGVPR